The stretch of DNA aatcttgactagtattataaattataaaggtggtgcttaactctcgtcctcacacccgctaataaaatactctttgaaaagcaatataatttaattaactctaatcccaactctcgttgcgaattagagttaatgtttagtttttactatctagtagaaatctcacgctctcgctctattgatttttactttaattaattcccactctcgtgacgaatcataatcaacgtttaattaaaaactgcttaagaaaataaaacagtcgccaattttcaagaattatatttgatttaaaaacactaatctcagctctcgcaaatcttgactagcgttatacttagataaaataaatgctcagctctcacgcgctcacttacctatataagtacctttgaaaaccaatataaaactcatcaatcctaaatagctctcgcggactttagaactaacggtcagttttaactatccggccctaaacctcaactctcgtcaatgttggtttattgcctttaaaacaatcctcactctcgtgaagaattatttgaaaacgtaattatttaaaactggtggttgaaaactattaagcacgaattaactaccgaacccctattagctactaactacacatcctagcaacgctaaatttagctagacataactaaaaataaagacataaaaataaaataagcaaataaataaatagacataataaaaataaaaacaaaaattaaaagcataaaataaaagcaataaaataaagacaagaaataaataagaccataaaataaaataagaacctgaaatataaaagaaatCTCGAGTACGGATTCCGACAGCGTAACggcagaaaataaaaaaaacttattaaattctcaacggagaataaaataatactaaactctcaactttagagaagagaaccttgtggtactaagcctagttctcaattctccaagtcaagtgttatgtttttgagtgaagagaactagcctatttatactaaaatacaaggaGGAAAACACAAGAactggccgatgtgggactaattgCACGTGTGGCGAACGCCACACGATTTGAATCAAATTGGATGGCCAGGATGAAGAAAGTGGCGACCGCCACTTGGTGCTAGCTGGTGAGCGCCATTTGCTCCTTGCTGGCGGGCAGCATTTGTTTTTCCTTGTGGGCTTGGCTGCACGTGGCTTGGGCTGCACTTGTGTGGCTTGGCTGCACTTGTGTGGCCCATTTTGTCTATTCTTGCTCCTTTTTAGTCCattttcgctcctttcttcaactcgtacactttttatctgtttatttaaaatatgagaaataagtaactatttatatagtaaaatttcggaatcgaaataaaaacatataaaatataatagtaaatggAACATAAAAACATACATTAGACCTTACCTTAAGTGATATCTGAATCACTATCAGAAAATGAAGAATAATCAGCAAACACCTTAGTTTTTCTTCCATAACAAGACCACCTCCAGGCACGCCGCAGCGCTTGATGACCTATTCGACATGATGGCATGATGAAACAACATAATGGACAACACACACAGAGCAAGCAACAACTACAAAGGAACTCAATCAATTTGTCCTTGCCATTGTTGGGACCTTGAATTTGGGATGAATTTtccattatatttatatatgatatatgatgtGCGTGAATGCTTTACTTAGAGCTTGAACTAGGGCCAGCAACCATTTCAACTAGATACCATAAAGAGGGCAAGAGAGGAGGAGCAGATGAAATTATCTCGGAGTTCTTCCCCGCTGACGTCTAAGCTCTCAAAAACTCGGATTAGTCAACATGAATGATGAATGCTGCAATTGAAGATGAAATACTTGCAATACTATTAAAGGGCTGGTGGACATTTGCATGGAAATCTTTCCTAAGAAAGCATTTAGAACATGTGGTTTAGGTTCCTATATAGCGCATCAATGGTATCGTTTGCTTTGGATCTTGTGTGTAAACCCTTTTGGTTTTATGCTTTATAAGATGCATCTCGTACTCTCGCCGGTTAGAGGAATGTGAATGTTATTTATAAACTATTATTAGCTTCAATTCTCGTGCAATGTGAAATTTTTGGTATAATGGAACATATTCatctttctttaattttagGCATTTTGCTATCAAGGAATATTGATTGCAATTGTAAAGGGTGCTTTTCACATTCAAGATTCGAAAATGGCCAATAAAATGTTAGCAATTGGTGAATGATGGCCAATAAAATGTTAGCAATTGGTGTAATTGGACCTGTCTAAAGTTATTCGTCCAATATTAAATGTATGATGTATCTAATGTTTTgcatttttctttccaaaattgGGACCATAACTTTTGAGGTTGCATTGAAAGATTTTGCAATGCATTACCACAAAAATGTGAAGGATGATTAGTGTATGTGAAGGATATCACTATATAAGATTTTGTATAATTTCTTATATCAGTGAAGGAATAAAATCTTTAAGAAAACTGAATCTAAAcgcaaacaattttttatataaaatcaaacttttttgtACTATGAATAACATCATTGCTAAACATAAACCAATTAGCACTTGTAATAATATATGATATACCTATAAGCATAAAACAGACACAATATAGCATGAATGCATGATCACAttgttaaaaagtaaaaactctCTATGCTACAACTGCAATTGGCAATTGCAAGTTCAATAGTTCATCACTTCATGTTAGGCTTTTCTTCATTGGCTCTACTCCTTTGGTTTAGCATCAAACTTaaaatcttcttcctcttcaaaaTCAGAGTCACTCATTCCCTCCAAATCAGAGTCACTCATTCGCTCCAAATCAGAGTCAGAACCAAGCTCATCTTCCTCGTCAGAGTCTAGCTCATCTTCCTCGTCGGAGTCTTTCGACTCTGTCCCTTTACCTAGTATTTCCCTCATCAAATCTTGGTCAGCATCTATAGGCTTCCCTACCAAATACCTCTGCAACACTGCCTCAAACACTGCTGGTATTGCTTCCTCCTCGCCTTCTTGAAGCCTCGCAACACGCCTCTTCAACTCTTCATGAAACATGaacataaaaatcaaaactaaaacTTAAACTCAAAATAAGCTGATTCAGTATATTTGAACACTCGAAATTGGGTGTCTAAAACACTGCTTGAAAAACCAAGTCATAATATACCAAATTAGGCCTCTTCAACTCTTCAACATGAATACAATAAAGATCAAAACATGACACCAACTTTAAAAAAACCCGAAAAAGCTTATTCAATATATTGGAATATTTGAAATAGGTTTTTAAAAACATTGCATGGGAAACCAAGTCATGTTGTGAAATTCACAGAAGCATTATATTTCGATAACAATAGCAGAAAAGCCAAGTTATCACATTGGAGTCGTCAAACCGATTTAATAAAAAAGACATGTGCAACTTGATCCAATAATTAAGGGGATATTGCTATCATAAAATTGGTACTATAACGAGAAAGGATGAATGATGTGATTTGTGAAAGGCATGAAAGAAATTGTGGAAACTATACACTCTCTCCTGCCTGAAATTCTCCCTCCTTTCCAACTCTAGACCTTATGTACAAGTTACCTTTTCAATTCCATCAAATGGATTGATTGTATAATACATGTAACTTGCTATTGTCTTATTAAATCAATTTGCAGAAGATACATTTAGTCATACTACCGTCAATTTATTTGCTGCAACTAATCACAACCCTTACACATTATACAAAATTAGGCCTCTTCAACTCTTGAACATGAATacagaaaataaaaatctaaactTGACACCAACTTTGTAAAACCCAAAAAGAACAATTCAATGTACTACCtctgtccctaaatataagcaCGGCAAAAATGTTGTCCCTAGATATAAgtaatttttcaaattactaatgCATTTATTGCTACTTTTCCAAATAAACCCTAATAATATCACAAAGTACTTTATGTATTTTGGTAtcaaccctctggttcctagggaaaTGAGGCTacagtaatccagagttcggccgcgaagTAAGTAATGtctggccaagaattgttccctCAAGGAATTGAAATCGGGCTCTCCTGAATAATTTTTCATAGGGGAGCTCATTAACCCCTTGAGCCCGATGTTTTGGTTAATATCACAAAGTACGATACATAAAATAGATATACATTAACTACCTACAGACAGTGCATATATTTATGAATGAAGACAGTATATTTGACTATGATataaggaggaggaggaggaggaggaggaggtgtTTTTGAAAACCAAATTATGGGTTCAAGTTCACAGAAACATTATATCAAACAGGTGGtgaacacaaaaataaaaagaaacaaaaaaccgATTAACTGAGAGGAATTTGTAGTAGTTTTACCTTCGTTGCTTATTACTTCTATATCTGGTGGTTGTTGATTCTTGTTGTTCTCATGGGTATGTGAAATAGGAGGTGGTGGTGAATCACCACgagaagagaaaaatgaagtgggtttgaagaaagagagaagtgaaggtgatgaagattttaaggaataattgtttttgttctaatgaggttgttgttgtttgatgTTTCTCCTACGTCGTATGATCACGAAACAGTTCCGACAGTGTCAAGAAACCCTATTTCTACTCTTGACTAGactaaatatattagattttcaATGCATTTAAAAGTagattttctcttatatataagacGGGAGAAAGTAATAgttatttttgtttgacaatACTTTATTTCTAAAAATTGGATAGACTATTATATTATTCGattttcaaatttcttcttatCTTTTGAGAGCATATCcaataatcttttatattataagcttgtatacacaagcaaaccctaaaccctaatttgttttctctgttttccctccattttatcttgcaatttttattaaaaaataatacaattttgtcttgactaggattcgaacccgcaacccttcagtgcaaagcaatatttccaaccactatggcaagtataccaattgagattaaaattatgtgcactaattgataagcaccatcaattttaaaagtatatcatatcgaaattattgttgactatattatcacgaaatatttttatgtctttcctaattaatgattttttttctaccgggtcataaatttagagaataattatcatgtgagatttggaaagttattatcacgtgtgatttggaaagttattatcaaactcaattctgctaaatcaatttttttttgcaatacaaccaaatacaaccatagtcatgtcactaatcacattcattactttgattttaacattgcagatttaatattaatcgatgatcaattgatacaatatgcactagatattgagatgatgttacgtagttgtgggaagagtttaaaagattatcctccaaagcctagagcagacacatcattagttcctgatatacaaaatagtttaatacacgatgaattgaattataacagacaatcattagctgaggaacatgttagattgatgtcaactatgacttcagagcaacgtaaagtatatgacacaatcataacaagagttaacgaaaacaaatttggtgtgttttttcgttatggttatggcggtacatggaagacatttatctggagggctatgtcagccgcattacgctcaaaaggtgagatagttttaacagttgcctcaagtgggatcgctgcattgcttatacctggcggtagaacaacacattcaaggttttgtattcctctaaatgttgacgagttttcaacatgtatcatagttcctaaaagccttttggcgctattaatacaaaaaacaaagctcattatatgggatgaagcaccaatgatgcacaaacactgtttcaaagcttttgatcgaactttaaaagatattctcaagtctgttgatgaaaaaaataaacacattctcttcagtggaaaagttgtttttgacggagattttagacaaattcaaccattaatacccaaaggtacaaggacaaaagttgttcatgctactattaattcttcagttctttggaatttttgtgaacttttaacattgagtaaaaacatgaggcttctcggtggtgcttcgagtgcagacgttgaacaaagaagattgttttctaaatgggttttgggtgttggcgatagagaaattggagatgacaacgatgatgatttagaacttgacattccatcagatttattgattccaaattcaagTTATCCttttgcttctatcgttgaaagcacatatccccaacttttacaaaacatgaacgatataatgtatttccaaaatagagttatagctcctaaaaattcaatagtcgacacaataaataattatatgttggatttaatttcctggtgaagaaaaaacatatttgagttatgatactccactcacacaaaatctagacggtcaaacagtggatgatgttcatactcccgaatttttgaacacgatttctacgtctgGACtttcaaatcacaagttgaaacttaaagttggagttccaattatgctattaaggaatttgaataaaaaattaggattatgcaatggaacaagatttattattacgagattgggaaaacgtgctcttgaaggaaaaattatttcaggaagtaattaATCGTGTGACAACgtgactgcaagtatacagtcgtgtcgtgtagttttaaaagatatcgaacccaaaggaccaatagtcgacctaccgttatctagtgttgctttgtaaatctaaggctaatgatttaaaggattttgattaattgaataattaaaataagagaaataaaaatatatttttttaaaatttttttatatgtaaataaaatattgctaggacgtgctattagttgcttcagagggttcaatgcttaattcgtgctagacaaactgttaaattttcgaaactatattgatttaaaaataccaatctcagctctcgcaaatcttgactagtattataaattataaaggtggtgcttaactctcgtcctcacacccgctaataaaatactctttgaaaagcaatataatttaattaactctaatcccaactctcgttgcgaattagagttaatgtttagtttttactatctagtagaaatctcacgctctcgctctattgatttttactttaattaattcccactctcgtgacgaatcataatcaacgtttaattaaaaactgcttaagaaaataaaacagtcgccaattttcaagaattatatttgatttaaaaacactaatctcagctctcgcaaatcttgactagcgttatacttagataaaataaatgctcagctctcacgcgctcacttacctatataagtacctttgaaaaccaatataaaactcatcaatcctaaatagctctcgcggactttagaactaacggtcagttttaactatccggccctaaacctcaactctcgtcaatgttggtttattgcctttaaaacaatcctcactctcgtgaagaattatttgaaaacgtaattatttaaaactggtggttgaaaactattaagcacgaattaactaccgaacccctattagctactaactacacatcctagcaacgctaaatttagctagacataactaaaaataaagacataaaaataaaataagcaaataaataaatagacataataaaaataaaaacaaaaattaaaagcataaaataaaagcaataaaataaagacaagaaataaataagaccataaaataaaataagaacctgaaatataaaagaaatCTCGAGTACGGATTCCGACAGCGTAACggcagaaaataaaaaaaacttattaaattctcaacggagaataaaataatactaaactctcaactttagagaagagaaccttgtggtactaagcctaattctcaattctccaagtcaagtgttatgtttttgagtgaagagaactagcctatttatactaaaatacaaggaGGAAAACACAAGAactggccgatgtgggactaattgCACGTGTGGCGAACGCCACACGATTTGAATCAAATTGGATGGCCAGGATGAAGAAAGTGGCGACCGCCACTTGGTGCTAGCTGGTGAGCGCCATTTGCTCCTTGCTGGCGGGCAGCATTTGTTTTTCCTTGTGGGCTTGGCTGCACGTGGCTTGGGCTGCACTTGTGTGGCTTGGCTGCACTTGTGTGGCCCATTTTGTCTATTCTTGCTCCTTTAAGTCCattttcgctcctttcttcaactcgtacactttttatctgtttatttaaaatatgagaaataagtaactatttatatagtaaaatttcggaatcgaaataaaaacatataaaatataatagtaaatggAACATAAAAACATACATTAGACCTTACCTTAAGTGATATCTGAATCACTATCAGAAAATGAAGAATAATCAGCAAACACCTTAGTTTTTCTTCCATAACAAGACCACCTCCAGGCACGCCGCAGCGCTTGATGACCTATTCGACATGATGGCATGATGAAACAACATAATGGACAACACACACAGAGCAAGCAACAACTACAAAGGAACTCAATCAATTTGTCCTTGCCATTGTTGGGACCTTGAATTTGGGATGAATTTTCCATTAtacttatatatgatatatgatgtGCGTGAATGCTTTACTTAGAGCTTGAACTAGGGCCAGCAACCATTTCAACTAGATACCATAAAGAGGGCAAGAGAGGAGGAGCAGATGAAATTATCTCGGAGTTCTTCCCCGCTGACGTCTAAGCTCTCAAAAACTCGGATTAGTCAACATGAATGATGAATGCTGCAATTGAAGATGAAATACTTGCAATACTATTAAAGGGCTGGTGGACATTTGCATGGAAATCTTTCCTAAGAAAGCATTTAGAACATGTGGTTTAGGTTCCTATATAGCGCATCAATGGTATCGTTTGCTTTGGATCTTGTGTGTAAACCCTTTTGGTTTTATGCTTTATAAGATGCATCTCGTACTCTCGCCGGTTAGAGGAGTGTGAATGTTATTTATAAACTATTATTAGCTTCAATTCTCGTGCAATGTGAAATTTTT from Trifolium pratense cultivar HEN17-A07 linkage group LG5, ARS_RC_1.1, whole genome shotgun sequence encodes:
- the LOC123887379 gene encoding mitotic apparatus protein p62-like isoform X1 yields the protein MTSILLRNISSHARRIHLSHYSLKSSSPSLLSFFKPTSFFSSRGDSPPPPISHTHENNKNQQPPDIEVISNEELKRRVARLQEGEEEAIPAVFEAVLQRYLVGKPIDADQDLMREILGKGTESKDSDEEDELDSDEEDELGSDSDLERMSDSDLEGMSDSDFEEEEDFKFDAKPKE